From Endozoicomonas sp. 8E, the proteins below share one genomic window:
- a CDS encoding type II toxin-antitoxin system ParD family antitoxin yields MGRNTSVTLGHHFEQFVATKIKEGRYQSVSEVVRAGLRKLEDDEVKPEALRKELEEGENSQVAEDFSTDGLLAELHGKHR; encoded by the coding sequence ATGGGCAGAAATACATCGGTGACACTTGGGCATCACTTTGAGCAGTTTGTGGCTACAAAAATCAAGGAAGGCCGTTATCAATCCGTCAGTGAAGTGGTCAGGGCAGGATTGCGGAAGTTAGAAGATGATGAAGTAAAACCCGAAGCTCTCAGAAAAGAGTTAGAAGAGGGAGAAAATAGCCAGGTTGCAGAAGACTTCAGCACGGATGGTTTATTGGCTGAACTGCACGGGAAACATAGGTGA
- a CDS encoding ATP-binding protein, translated as MSFELEELLLVSVAYLLALFFCAWATEKGLIPRKITRHPAVYVLSLGVYASSWAYFGSLGFANEHGYVFLAFYLGVSGAFLLSPVLLHPILKITRTYQLSSLADLFAFRFRSPVAGTLATVLMLTATMPLLSLQIQAVSDSIHLISKEYSPERLAIVFCVMVALFAALFGTRNPSTRDRHRGLVMAIAVESVVKLVVMATLGLVILFEVFHGLDGVEAWLAVHQDSLIETQTPLEDGPWRSMLLMFFASAIVMPHMFHMTFAENRSQRSLHIASWALPLFLLILSLPTLLILWAGIKLDSPVAADYFPLFIGQALGMPWLTIVAYIGGLAAASGLTIVTILALSSMIMNHIVLPYNPPHLQIEVNIYRWLIWFKRCIIVALIVSSYGFYRMLEAERALYNLGVIAYVGALQLLPGALCVLYWPKANHKGFIVGLIGGTTFWFFTMMLPQMVDFSLFSSTMNEVSTYLYQQWHLLGMTALSVNAVLIYLVSKFTRMSPEERSAASACQVESNSRNEQKVPEAKSAHDFYEMLSKPLGGLVAHKEVSRALSDLDMSEDENRPHALRRLRERIEKNLSGLMGPTVAHDIVDTFLPWDENKGYVTRDIHFMESRLEAYHSQLSGLAGELDDLRRYHRDTLNNLPMALCSVDATGEIMLWNQAMSRMTDIPASDVLGSPLKRIPEPWNKILSNFARIDSHHLPKHGVEINGQLRYFNLHKANLEAPLSGVSGNKVMLLEDHTENQMLEDQLFHSERLASIGQLAAGVAHEIGNPVTAIDCLAQELKALSEEDDAREVADQVLEQTKRVSRILQMLMSYSHNGKNRSETSTHEPVDLFACIQESISLLQLGRKSSNISFLNLSDPDHRVTGDPQKLQQVFINLLNNAVDASDEKSTITIRTSASVHTIKVEVEDQGHGIPASIQERLFEPFFTTKETGKGTGLGLALTWNIIEEHFGTIRVISPTDKNLDKGTRFEISLPRHEPQSIRQQQGYMTYRPHDSWEQEGETA; from the coding sequence ATGAGTTTTGAGCTCGAAGAACTCCTGCTGGTCAGTGTCGCCTATTTGCTGGCCTTATTCTTTTGTGCCTGGGCGACAGAGAAAGGTTTGATTCCCAGGAAAATCACCCGCCACCCTGCTGTCTATGTTCTGTCTCTGGGTGTCTACGCCTCCAGCTGGGCCTACTTCGGCAGTCTGGGTTTCGCGAATGAACACGGTTATGTTTTTCTTGCTTTCTATCTGGGTGTGAGTGGTGCTTTCCTGCTGTCTCCGGTTTTGCTCCATCCGATTCTTAAGATTACCCGAACCTACCAGCTCAGCTCACTGGCAGACCTTTTTGCGTTCCGGTTCCGAAGCCCTGTCGCCGGAACCCTGGCCACTGTCTTGATGCTGACCGCTACCATGCCTCTGCTATCACTGCAAATTCAGGCAGTATCCGACAGTATTCACCTGATCAGCAAGGAGTACTCTCCGGAACGACTGGCCATCGTTTTCTGTGTCATGGTAGCCCTGTTTGCAGCTCTGTTCGGGACTCGTAACCCCTCAACCCGTGACAGACACCGGGGTCTGGTCATGGCAATAGCGGTTGAGTCAGTGGTCAAACTGGTGGTTATGGCAACCCTGGGTCTGGTTATTTTGTTTGAAGTTTTTCATGGTCTTGATGGCGTCGAAGCCTGGCTTGCTGTCCATCAGGATTCACTGATAGAAACGCAAACGCCGCTTGAGGACGGTCCCTGGCGCAGCATGCTGCTGATGTTTTTTGCTTCAGCGATTGTCATGCCACACATGTTCCATATGACTTTTGCCGAGAATCGTAGCCAGCGTTCTCTTCACATTGCCAGTTGGGCACTACCCCTGTTTCTGCTGATACTGAGTCTACCCACACTGCTGATTCTCTGGGCGGGTATCAAGCTCGACAGCCCGGTAGCGGCTGACTACTTCCCGCTGTTCATTGGTCAGGCTCTGGGTATGCCCTGGCTAACCATTGTCGCCTACATAGGAGGACTGGCGGCTGCCAGTGGCTTGACGATTGTCACAATACTGGCCCTGTCCTCAATGATCATGAACCACATAGTGTTACCCTATAACCCGCCTCACCTTCAGATTGAGGTGAATATCTATCGCTGGCTGATCTGGTTCAAGCGATGCATTATTGTGGCACTGATTGTCAGTTCCTACGGCTTCTATCGTATGCTCGAAGCCGAGCGTGCACTCTATAATCTGGGGGTTATTGCCTACGTAGGCGCCCTGCAACTCCTGCCGGGGGCGCTCTGTGTACTCTATTGGCCCAAAGCCAATCATAAAGGGTTTATTGTCGGCCTGATCGGCGGCACCACCTTCTGGTTCTTCACCATGATGTTGCCCCAGATGGTCGATTTCAGCCTCTTCAGTTCGACCATGAATGAAGTTTCGACCTATCTTTACCAACAGTGGCATCTGCTGGGTATGACTGCCTTGTCGGTCAATGCAGTGCTTATCTATCTGGTCTCGAAGTTTACCCGCATGTCCCCCGAAGAACGTTCGGCCGCCAGTGCCTGTCAGGTGGAAAGCAATAGCCGCAACGAGCAGAAAGTACCTGAAGCCAAGTCCGCCCATGATTTCTATGAAATGCTGAGCAAACCTCTTGGGGGACTGGTAGCCCACAAGGAAGTGTCCAGGGCGCTCAGCGATCTCGACATGAGCGAAGACGAAAACCGCCCCCACGCGCTTCGTCGGCTAAGGGAGCGGATCGAGAAAAACCTTTCGGGCCTGATGGGACCGACTGTAGCCCACGATATCGTTGACACTTTCTTGCCCTGGGATGAAAACAAGGGCTACGTTACCCGGGATATTCATTTCATGGAATCCCGACTGGAGGCCTATCACAGCCAATTGAGCGGACTGGCCGGAGAGCTTGACGATCTGAGGCGGTATCATCGGGATACCCTGAATAATCTTCCCATGGCTCTGTGTTCAGTGGATGCGACGGGAGAAATTATGCTCTGGAACCAGGCTATGAGTCGTATGACCGATATTCCCGCCTCAGATGTCCTGGGCAGCCCCCTGAAGCGGATTCCAGAGCCCTGGAATAAGATTCTCAGCAACTTTGCCCGGATAGACAGTCACCACCTGCCTAAACATGGTGTAGAAATTAATGGGCAGTTGCGTTATTTCAATCTTCATAAGGCTAACCTTGAAGCACCTTTATCCGGTGTCAGTGGCAACAAAGTGATGCTGCTGGAAGATCATACTGAAAACCAGATGCTGGAAGATCAGCTGTTTCATAGCGAACGCTTGGCTTCCATAGGACAGCTGGCGGCCGGTGTCGCCCACGAGATTGGCAACCCGGTCACGGCTATTGATTGCCTGGCCCAGGAGCTGAAAGCCCTTTCAGAAGAAGACGATGCCCGGGAAGTGGCGGATCAGGTACTGGAACAAACCAAAAGAGTTTCCAGAATTCTTCAAATGCTCATGAGCTACTCCCATAACGGCAAGAATCGATCAGAAACGAGCACTCATGAACCCGTAGATCTTTTTGCCTGCATTCAGGAGTCTATCAGCCTGTTGCAACTTGGACGAAAGAGCAGCAATATCAGCTTTCTTAACTTATCTGATCCAGATCACAGGGTGACGGGTGACCCACAGAAACTGCAACAGGTTTTCATCAACCTGCTGAATAATGCTGTGGATGCTTCCGATGAGAAAAGCACAATCACTATACGAACATCGGCCTCTGTCCACACCATCAAAGTCGAAGTCGAAGACCAGGGTCATGGCATTCCTGCCAGCATTCAGGAGCGTCTGTTTGAACCCTTCTTCACCACCAAAGAGACCGGTAAAGGTACCGGCCTCGGTCTGGCACTGACCTGGAATATCATTGAAGAGCACTTTGGTACCATCAGGGTCATCAGCCCAACCGATAAAAATCTGGATAAAGGTACACGTTTTGAAATTTCCCTGCCGCGTCATGAGCCGCAGAGCATCAGGCAGCAGCAAGGTTATATGACTTATCGGCCCCATGATTCATGGGAGCAGGAGGGGGAAACCGCATGA
- a CDS encoding sigma-54 dependent transcriptional regulator — translation MNPGNILIVEDEEIIRASLRRLLERNNYSVSEAGSVHEAELSYTLKDFDLIISDLRLPDSPGTEMINLAEGVPVLIMTSYASLNSAVSTMKMGAVDYIAKPFDHSEMLERVAAIMASKPAVPDRSTEDVLSETHTGYSGILGRCDAMKLLFKRIRKVAPTDATVLIQGESGTGKELVARALHENSRRANGPMISVNCAAIPETLIESELFGHEKGSFTGATAARTGLIEAANTGTLFLDEIGELPLEAQARLLRVLQEGEIRRVGSVQSQKVDVRLIAATHRNLRQLSASGDFREDLYYRLKVVELRIPALRERGNDVLMLAEKLLEKVCSKMELEVYSYSPEAMAAICQHQWPGNVRELEHAIERAVILCDDDIITPETLDLDVHVKSTFFRTDAGNAGSNNVVETQDGLSLEDYFQRFVLEHQNQMTETELAQKLGISRKTLWERRQRLGIPRKKASA, via the coding sequence ATGAACCCGGGTAATATTCTCATTGTTGAGGACGAAGAGATTATTCGTGCCTCCCTGAGAAGACTGTTGGAAAGAAACAACTATAGCGTCAGCGAAGCAGGTTCTGTCCACGAAGCTGAGTTGTCCTATACATTAAAAGACTTTGACCTGATCATCAGTGATTTGCGCCTGCCTGACTCACCCGGTACCGAGATGATCAACCTTGCTGAGGGCGTACCGGTCCTGATTATGACCAGTTATGCCAGCCTGAACTCAGCCGTGAGCACCATGAAAATGGGCGCTGTTGACTATATTGCCAAACCCTTCGATCACTCTGAAATGCTGGAACGTGTTGCTGCTATTATGGCAAGCAAACCGGCTGTACCTGACAGGTCGACTGAAGACGTGCTTAGTGAAACACATACAGGGTACAGCGGTATTCTGGGGCGTTGTGACGCCATGAAGCTGCTCTTCAAACGCATCCGGAAAGTTGCCCCGACCGATGCCACTGTTCTGATTCAGGGTGAGTCAGGTACAGGTAAAGAACTGGTTGCCAGAGCCCTCCATGAGAATAGCCGCCGTGCCAATGGCCCAATGATCTCGGTTAATTGTGCTGCCATTCCGGAGACCCTCATTGAATCTGAACTTTTTGGTCACGAGAAGGGTTCCTTTACCGGCGCCACTGCCGCCCGGACGGGCCTGATTGAAGCGGCCAATACCGGCACTCTGTTCCTTGATGAAATCGGTGAACTTCCCCTGGAGGCCCAGGCTCGATTGCTTCGGGTTCTGCAGGAAGGAGAAATCAGAAGAGTGGGCTCCGTGCAATCCCAGAAAGTCGATGTACGACTGATTGCCGCTACCCACAGAAATCTGCGCCAGCTGTCTGCAAGTGGTGACTTCCGTGAAGATCTCTATTATCGATTGAAAGTGGTGGAACTGAGAATTCCGGCTCTGCGTGAGCGAGGCAACGATGTCCTGATGCTTGCGGAGAAACTGCTGGAAAAAGTCTGTAGCAAGATGGAGCTGGAAGTGTATTCCTACTCTCCTGAAGCCATGGCAGCTATCTGTCAACATCAGTGGCCGGGGAATGTGCGAGAGTTGGAACATGCCATCGAGCGGGCTGTCATTCTCTGTGACGATGACATCATTACGCCTGAAACTCTGGATCTGGATGTTCACGTCAAATCGACTTTCTTCAGGACTGACGCTGGCAATGCTGGCAGTAACAATGTAGTTGAGACTCAAGATGGTTTGTCGTTGGAAGATTACTTCCAGCGCTTCGTGCTTGAACACCAAAATCAAATGACCGAAACCGAACTGGCTCAGAAACTCGGCATTAGTCGTAAAACACTTTGGGAGAGACGACAACGACTGGGTATTCCCAGGAAAAAAGCATCAGCCTGA
- a CDS encoding mercuric reductase encodes MLSHSGVYKGFRKPRRFDNNLTVIGAGSAGLVSSYIAAAVKARVTLIEKHRMGGDCLNTGCVPSKALIRSAKMAHYMKRADEFGLENVQADVNFTAVMERVQSVIKQVEPHDSVERYTGLGVNCVTGEARLVSPWEIEVGGQRISSRNIIIASGGRPFVPPLPGVDQITHYTSDTLWDIREKPQKLLVIGGGPIGCELTQAFTRLGVNVTLLDHGPRLLHREDPDVSLEVMSQFRKDGVDLKLKHETRSFHKEGERQWLVAESEGQTVDIDFDAVLFATGRKANTGSLGLETLGIETTERGTIAVNEYLQTRFPNIYACGDVAGPYQFTHAAAHQAWYASVNALFGRFKKFKVDYSVMPWCTFTDPEVARVGLNETQAKEQGVPYEITRYGIDDLDRAIADEEARGFIKVLTRPGSDKILGCTIVGYHAGELITEYITAMKHGLGMNKILGTIHIYPTLSESNKFAAGEWKRAHAPDGLLKWVKKYHDWMRR; translated from the coding sequence ATGTTGAGTCATTCTGGTGTTTACAAGGGCTTCAGAAAACCCCGCAGGTTCGATAATAACCTGACTGTGATAGGAGCGGGTTCTGCCGGACTGGTAAGCAGCTACATTGCAGCAGCCGTGAAAGCCAGAGTCACTTTGATTGAAAAGCATAGAATGGGTGGCGATTGTCTTAATACCGGTTGCGTTCCCAGCAAGGCTTTGATTCGATCTGCCAAAATGGCTCATTACATGAAACGTGCTGATGAATTTGGTCTGGAGAATGTGCAGGCTGATGTCAATTTCACTGCCGTAATGGAACGAGTGCAATCGGTCATTAAGCAGGTTGAGCCTCATGATTCGGTCGAACGTTATACCGGTCTGGGCGTAAACTGCGTTACGGGTGAAGCCAGACTGGTCAGCCCCTGGGAAATCGAGGTGGGCGGCCAGCGGATTTCCAGCCGAAATATTATTATCGCCAGTGGCGGCAGACCTTTTGTGCCGCCTTTGCCCGGTGTTGATCAGATTACCCATTACACATCAGATACCCTCTGGGATATTCGAGAAAAACCACAAAAGCTGCTGGTCATCGGTGGCGGACCGATCGGTTGTGAATTGACTCAGGCTTTCACCCGACTGGGTGTCAATGTGACTCTGCTGGATCATGGTCCCCGCCTGCTGCACCGGGAAGATCCGGATGTTTCTTTGGAGGTGATGTCCCAGTTTCGCAAAGACGGGGTTGATCTGAAGCTGAAGCACGAAACCCGATCCTTTCATAAAGAAGGGGAAAGACAATGGCTGGTGGCTGAGTCTGAAGGTCAAACTGTTGACATCGATTTCGATGCAGTCCTGTTTGCCACAGGCCGCAAAGCCAACACCGGCAGTCTGGGGCTGGAAACGCTCGGGATAGAAACCACGGAGCGTGGAACCATTGCTGTGAACGAATATTTGCAGACACGATTCCCGAATATCTACGCCTGCGGTGATGTGGCGGGACCTTATCAATTCACACATGCAGCAGCGCACCAGGCCTGGTATGCCTCTGTGAACGCACTCTTCGGTCGCTTCAAGAAGTTCAAAGTGGATTACTCGGTCATGCCCTGGTGTACCTTTACCGATCCGGAAGTGGCCAGAGTGGGCCTTAATGAAACCCAAGCCAAAGAACAGGGAGTTCCCTACGAAATCACCCGCTACGGTATTGATGATCTGGACAGGGCTATTGCCGATGAGGAAGCCAGAGGTTTTATCAAGGTTCTGACCAGACCAGGCAGTGACAAGATTCTGGGGTGCACTATCGTGGGTTACCATGCCGGTGAACTGATCACCGAATACATCACTGCCATGAAACACGGTCTGGGAATGAACAAGATTCTTGGCACTATTCACATCTACCCTACGCTTAGTGAATCCAACAAATTTGCCGCAGGTGAGTGGAAACGGGCCCATGCACCGGATGGTTTGTTGAAGTGGGTCAAGAAGTATCATGACTGGATGAGGCGCTGA
- a CDS encoding TVP38/TMEM64 family protein: protein MNKSKIILLMAVIAAITAFFALDAQQYLTRDYFQSLYSDNPALTIALFFAIYVAVTALSLPGAVILTLVGGAIFGFTTGLIVISFASTIGATVAFLISRTLLRAWVQSKFGEYLATINKGIEKDGLFYLLTLRLIPAVPFFVINLVMGLTPMKTRTFYWVSQLGMLPGTAVYVNAGAHLGQVQELSVSGILTPGLIGSFVLLGIFPWLARKAISLIKKPSTSEKNKEE, encoded by the coding sequence ATGAATAAAAGTAAAATCATTCTACTGATGGCTGTTATCGCAGCCATTACCGCATTTTTTGCACTGGATGCACAACAATATCTGACTCGTGATTATTTTCAGTCGCTTTACAGCGATAATCCTGCACTGACCATTGCCTTATTCTTTGCCATTTATGTGGCTGTAACGGCGCTTTCTCTTCCGGGCGCTGTTATTCTTACTCTGGTTGGTGGTGCTATTTTCGGATTTACGACGGGCCTGATAGTGATCTCTTTTGCCAGCACGATAGGGGCCACCGTGGCTTTCCTCATTTCCAGAACGCTCTTGCGGGCATGGGTCCAGAGTAAGTTTGGCGAATATCTGGCAACCATCAACAAGGGTATTGAGAAAGACGGTCTGTTTTATCTTCTGACCTTGAGATTGATTCCGGCAGTTCCTTTCTTTGTGATTAACCTGGTTATGGGGCTGACGCCCATGAAAACCCGAACGTTTTACTGGGTCAGTCAGCTTGGCATGCTGCCGGGAACTGCTGTTTATGTGAATGCCGGTGCTCATTTGGGACAGGTTCAGGAATTATCTGTCAGTGGCATTTTAACACCGGGGCTTATTGGTTCCTTTGTATTATTGGGGATTTTCCCATGGCTGGCACGTAAAGCTATCAGCCTGATCAAAAAGCCTTCAACCAGTGAAAAAAATAAGGAGGAGTAA
- the hemB gene encoding porphobilinogen synthase: MIQRPFPASRPRRMRFDDFSRRLMRENHLTPDDLIYPVFILEGSHHREAIPSMPGIERMTVDELIREGEALLELGIPAIALFPVTPAEKKSDDAAEAWNPEGLVQRAVRELKQKLPELGIITDVALDPFTSHGLDGLIDESGYVVNDPTVDVLVKQALSHAEAGADIVAPSDMMDGRISAIRTRLEETGHLNTRILAYSAKYASSYYGPFRDAVGSAGNLGKSNKHNFQMDVANIDEALHEIAADLNEGADMIMVKPGMPYLDVVRRAKDEFKAPTFVYQVSGEYAMHQAAIANGWLDRNAIMMESLLCFKRAGADAILTYYAKEAARLIRQ, translated from the coding sequence ATGATCCAGCGACCCTTCCCGGCAAGCCGTCCCAGACGTATGCGTTTTGACGATTTTTCCCGCCGTCTGATGAGAGAAAACCACCTCACCCCGGATGATCTGATCTACCCCGTATTCATTCTCGAAGGCTCTCATCACCGGGAAGCTATTCCTTCAATGCCGGGCATAGAACGAATGACGGTCGATGAGCTGATTCGTGAAGGTGAAGCGCTTCTGGAGCTGGGTATTCCGGCCATTGCCCTGTTTCCGGTCACACCGGCTGAGAAAAAGTCTGATGATGCTGCCGAAGCCTGGAATCCGGAAGGTCTGGTTCAGCGGGCCGTTCGTGAGTTAAAACAAAAACTGCCTGAGCTGGGTATTATTACTGATGTAGCCCTGGACCCGTTCACCAGTCATGGACTGGACGGTCTGATTGATGAATCAGGTTATGTCGTAAACGACCCAACCGTTGATGTCCTGGTTAAACAAGCACTGTCTCATGCCGAAGCGGGAGCTGATATTGTTGCTCCCTCCGACATGATGGATGGCCGAATTTCTGCCATTCGCACCCGACTCGAAGAGACCGGTCACCTGAACACCCGGATCCTCGCTTACTCTGCCAAATACGCGTCCAGCTACTACGGCCCATTTCGCGATGCTGTGGGCTCTGCGGGCAACCTGGGCAAAAGCAACAAGCATAACTTCCAGATGGATGTAGCCAATATTGATGAAGCTCTGCATGAGATTGCAGCTGATCTCAATGAAGGAGCCGACATGATTATGGTTAAACCCGGTATGCCTTATTTAGATGTTGTCAGAAGAGCCAAGGATGAGTTCAAGGCACCCACCTTTGTCTACCAGGTCAGTGGCGAGTACGCCATGCATCAAGCGGCCATTGCCAACGGCTGGCTGGACCGAAATGCCATCATGATGGAGTCTCTGCTCTGTTTCAAACGAGCCGGAGCCGATGCCATTCTGACCTACTATGCCAAGGAAGCAGCTCGCCTGATCAGGCAATAA
- the ppk1 gene encoding polyphosphate kinase 1 yields MDNSKDRELPEPGVSTKESPESVAPTPRITDLSNPDYYINRELSHLQFNRRVLEQALNDDHPLIERLRFLLIYSSNMDEFFEIRVAGLMQQVEFAREQVGLDGLGPQAVLKEISHQAKQNVQLQYEILNDKLLPRLTRQGIRFIRRHQLSDKQKAWIKRFFYNEVMPIISPIGLDPAHPFPRLANKLLCFIVAMEGKDAFGRETGMAVIPAPRSLPRVVELPDDVCDRGGRNYVFLSSIIHLHMQDLFPGMTIKGCYQFRLTRNSDLDLEDEVEDLAKALQGELLSRRYGEAVRLEVVDNCPQPLVDFLLKEFGLTEDELYRVNGPVNLIRMMSVCNEASPEFEHLTFPSFTPSYPKALQARSSRTVNMLDAIHKSDILLHHPFESFTPVVDMLRQAATDPNVLAIRQTLYRTGARSEMVDALVEAARKGKEVTVIVEIRARFDEEENLALARRLQEAGAVVVYGVVAYKTHAKLILIVRREGKKIQRYAHLGTGNYHAGNARLYTDYSLLTCDKDITNDVRKIFQQLTGMGKAVRVRKLFHAPFTLKKSLIELINQEAVNAREGKTARVIIKVNSLTESQLIKALYRASQAGVEIHLIIRGICCLRPGIAGLSENIQVRSIVGRFLEHTRVFYFENDGKFRVYCSSADGMVRNLDMRVETCFPIEEPKLAARVKKELELYLSDNTRSWQLQSDGHYLQNKPSRGHRRRNAQRRLLETLANYTH; encoded by the coding sequence ATGGATAATTCAAAAGACCGGGAACTCCCTGAACCCGGAGTCAGCACAAAAGAGAGCCCGGAGTCTGTTGCTCCAACGCCTCGTATTACAGACCTTAGCAACCCGGACTATTACATCAACAGGGAGCTGAGCCATTTACAGTTCAACCGCCGTGTGCTTGAGCAGGCGTTGAACGACGACCACCCCCTGATTGAACGTCTGCGGTTCCTGTTGATTTATAGCTCTAACATGGATGAGTTTTTTGAAATCCGTGTTGCCGGCCTGATGCAGCAGGTAGAGTTTGCCCGCGAACAAGTGGGTCTGGATGGTCTGGGTCCTCAGGCGGTGCTGAAAGAGATCAGCCACCAGGCCAAGCAAAATGTTCAGCTTCAATATGAAATCCTGAACGACAAACTGCTGCCTCGTCTGACCAGGCAGGGCATTCGATTTATTCGGCGTCATCAACTGAGCGACAAACAGAAAGCCTGGATCAAGCGTTTTTTCTACAACGAAGTCATGCCCATCATCAGCCCTATTGGACTGGACCCGGCTCACCCCTTCCCGAGACTGGCCAACAAACTGCTTTGTTTTATTGTGGCAATGGAAGGCAAAGACGCTTTTGGCCGTGAAACAGGTATGGCTGTTATTCCTGCGCCAAGATCCTTACCCCGGGTCGTTGAACTGCCCGATGACGTCTGTGACAGGGGCGGTAGAAATTATGTCTTTTTGTCATCTATCATCCACTTGCATATGCAGGACCTGTTCCCGGGTATGACCATCAAAGGGTGTTACCAGTTCCGACTGACCCGAAACAGTGATCTGGACCTTGAAGATGAAGTAGAAGATCTGGCCAAGGCCCTGCAGGGTGAGCTGCTCTCCCGCCGCTACGGAGAAGCAGTCCGCCTTGAAGTGGTAGATAACTGCCCACAGCCACTGGTTGACTTCCTGCTGAAAGAATTTGGCCTGACGGAGGATGAGCTCTACCGGGTCAATGGTCCGGTGAACCTGATCCGAATGATGTCGGTATGCAACGAGGCATCACCCGAGTTTGAGCACCTGACCTTCCCGAGCTTTACACCCAGTTACCCCAAGGCACTGCAAGCCCGAAGCTCACGGACTGTTAATATGCTGGATGCCATTCACAAGTCCGATATTCTGCTGCATCATCCCTTCGAGTCCTTTACCCCGGTTGTGGATATGCTGCGTCAGGCGGCTACTGATCCTAATGTTCTGGCAATACGTCAGACGTTGTATCGTACCGGAGCTCGCTCCGAGATGGTTGATGCTCTTGTAGAAGCGGCCAGGAAAGGTAAAGAAGTCACGGTTATCGTGGAAATCCGAGCCCGTTTTGACGAAGAAGAAAACCTGGCACTGGCAAGAAGACTTCAGGAAGCCGGAGCGGTTGTCGTGTATGGAGTGGTTGCCTACAAAACCCACGCCAAACTGATTCTGATTGTTCGTCGGGAAGGCAAAAAGATTCAGCGTTACGCACACCTGGGTACCGGTAACTATCATGCGGGTAACGCACGACTCTATACCGACTATAGCTTGCTGACCTGCGATAAGGATATCACTAACGATGTGCGCAAGATCTTTCAGCAGCTCACCGGAATGGGTAAGGCGGTGCGCGTGCGTAAGCTTTTTCATGCGCCCTTCACACTCAAGAAAAGCCTGATCGAACTGATCAATCAGGAAGCCGTTAATGCCAGAGAAGGCAAAACGGCTCGTGTGATCATCAAGGTAAACTCACTGACCGAAAGCCAGTTGATCAAGGCTCTCTACCGGGCTTCACAGGCCGGTGTCGAGATTCATCTGATCATTCGGGGTATTTGCTGCCTGAGGCCCGGTATTGCCGGACTCTCTGAAAATATTCAGGTACGCTCTATTGTCGGCCGTTTTCTTGAGCATACCCGAGTTTTCTACTTTGAGAACGATGGAAAATTCAGAGTCTACTGCTCCAGTGCTGACGGAATGGTTCGTAATCTGGACATGCGTGTTGAGACCTGCTTCCCTATTGAAGAGCCGAAGCTGGCTGCACGAGTGAAGAAAGAGCTGGAGCTGTATCTGTCAGATAATACCCGTAGCTGGCAACTACAAAGTGATGGCCATTATCTTCAGAACAAGCCATCACGGGGTCATCGTCGAAGGAATGCCCAGAGAAGGTTGCTGGAAACACTGGCAAACTACACTCACTGA
- a CDS encoding carbon-nitrogen hydrolase family protein, translating into MSKAVTAAVVQMCSGPDVQANLKQAEDLFSDMESSADIIVLPECFAQLGGDIPALGNNTSVVRNWMSRIARQFGAWLVGGSIPCVVNEGENSRASCFVYDPEGNEVTRYDKIHLFNADISDGTRRYRESDDYSPGNDLNVVDMEFARTGLTICYDVRFPELYRELRVRESEIITVPSAFTRVTGQAHWEPLLRARAIENHCYVLAANQGGTHPNKRETWGHSMIVSPWGEVLAEADSTPCVLTTELNIKALQEIRKQMPCFEHRVL; encoded by the coding sequence ATGAGTAAAGCAGTAACCGCTGCTGTGGTCCAAATGTGTTCCGGACCTGATGTTCAAGCCAATCTCAAGCAGGCAGAAGATCTTTTTTCAGACATGGAGTCTTCAGCTGACATCATTGTCCTGCCTGAATGTTTTGCCCAATTGGGTGGGGATATTCCTGCTCTGGGCAACAATACCAGTGTGGTCAGAAACTGGATGTCCCGTATTGCCCGACAATTCGGGGCCTGGCTGGTAGGAGGTTCTATACCCTGTGTCGTCAATGAGGGAGAGAACAGCAGGGCGTCCTGCTTTGTTTATGACCCCGAGGGTAATGAAGTCACCCGCTACGACAAGATTCATCTCTTTAATGCCGATATATCGGACGGCACTCGCCGTTACAGGGAATCCGATGACTATTCGCCGGGGAATGATCTGAATGTAGTGGATATGGAATTTGCCAGAACGGGCCTGACCATCTGCTATGACGTTCGTTTTCCAGAGCTCTATCGAGAACTGAGAGTCAGGGAGTCAGAAATCATTACCGTACCTTCCGCATTTACCAGGGTGACTGGTCAGGCCCACTGGGAGCCGTTATTAAGAGCGCGCGCTATCGAGAACCATTGCTATGTTCTGGCGGCTAACCAGGGTGGGACCCATCCCAACAAAAGAGAAACCTGGGGACACAGCATGATAGTCTCACCCTGGGGTGAAGTTCTTGCAGAAGCCGATAGCACTCCCTGTGTACTGACCACTGAACTGAACATAAAAGCACTGCAGGAGATCAGAAAGCAAATGCCTTGTTTTGAACATCGCGTGCTGTGA